A single Bacteroidales bacterium DNA region contains:
- a CDS encoding M23 family metallopeptidase, whose translation MQYHIFIVLFIFLSVFKVQSQQYPDTFFYRPLDIPVLLSGTFAELRPNHFHSGIDYRTQGVIGHKVYASESGYVSRIFVGPGGYGKAIYITHPNGYTTVYGHLEDFYDEVSTYVKQQQYKREQFRIDLYPDSNRFIIKRGQVIGFSGNTGGSTGPHLHYEVRETKTQMPVNPVLFGMGVKDDVPPIMRRLVVYPIGEKSTVNGSKERQVFQLEKSGRNYRISGHRSLKIKGRGAFGIEAYDQTSGSGNRCGLYDLRLLVDSITFFSQTKDKFSFDETRCVNSLMDYAYYVENRVRINRLYIEPNNTLSIYKEHINHGVVSFSDSAEHDAMIIASDLHGNESKLGFTFTFVPEKT comes from the coding sequence ATGCAATACCATATTTTTATTGTCTTATTTATTTTTTTATCTGTTTTTAAAGTTCAATCACAGCAATATCCCGACACTTTTTTTTACCGTCCTTTAGATATTCCCGTCCTGCTATCCGGTACATTTGCCGAATTACGACCCAACCATTTTCATTCGGGAATTGATTACCGGACGCAAGGGGTGATCGGCCATAAGGTATACGCTTCTGAAAGTGGTTATGTATCCAGGATTTTCGTTGGACCCGGAGGATATGGAAAAGCGATATACATTACACACCCTAATGGTTATACGACAGTTTATGGGCATCTGGAAGATTTTTATGATGAAGTATCAACTTATGTGAAACAACAACAATATAAGCGGGAACAGTTCCGTATTGACCTGTATCCCGACTCCAACCGTTTTATCATCAAAAGAGGCCAGGTAATCGGTTTTTCCGGTAATACCGGAGGGTCTACCGGTCCACATTTACATTACGAAGTAAGGGAAACCAAAACACAAATGCCTGTAAATCCTGTTTTATTCGGTATGGGAGTGAAGGATGATGTTCCTCCCATAATGCGTCGGTTGGTCGTCTATCCTATTGGGGAGAAATCTACAGTGAACGGATCAAAAGAGAGGCAAGTGTTCCAATTGGAAAAATCAGGACGTAATTACAGGATTTCCGGTCATCGATCATTAAAAATAAAAGGCCGGGGTGCTTTCGGTATCGAAGCATACGACCAGACATCCGGATCAGGGAACCGTTGCGGACTATATGATCTCAGGCTTTTAGTAGATAGTATTACTTTTTTCTCTCAAACCAAGGATAAATTTTCATTCGATGAAACCAGATGTGTCAATAGCCTGATGGATTACGCCTATTATGTAGAAAACCGGGTTCGTATCAACCGTCTGTATATTGAGCCGAATAATACATTAAGTATATACAAAGAACACATTAACCATGGTGTTGTTTCCTTCTCCGATTCGGCGGAACATGATGCCATGATCATTGCCAGCGATTTGCATGGCAACGAAAGTAAACTGGGATTTACTTTTACGTTTGTTCCGGAAAAGACAA
- a CDS encoding glucosaminidase domain-containing protein yields the protein MKLHHIIFNVLFFFGIFSLNAQQKITTEKYINTYKDLAIKEMGRSGIPASITLAQGILESASGNSRLAVKANNHFGIKCHDWEGNRIFHDDDAKGECFRHYKNAEESFLDHTDFLMTRSRYAFLFEYQHTDYKNWAKGLRKAGYATDPKYPQLLIDLIERYDLHQYDTGASVSKKSIKKTQKGSNTSTVQKTPKEAKSIDNFSVSVERYQVKENNGTNFVVAKNGDTYASLTKEMDMMPWQLPKYNETHASTPLSEGQVIYLQPKRRKAERGMDVHVLQDGETMYDVSQKYGIRLKRLYILNRMEEGTEPPAGTQLNLRKKKKNH from the coding sequence ATGAAATTACATCACATCATTTTTAATGTGTTATTTTTCTTTGGAATATTCAGTCTTAATGCACAGCAGAAAATCACCACAGAAAAATACATCAACACATATAAAGACCTGGCCATAAAAGAAATGGGAAGAAGTGGCATTCCGGCCAGTATTACTTTGGCTCAGGGTATTTTGGAATCGGCAAGCGGAAACAGCCGGCTAGCTGTAAAAGCCAACAATCATTTCGGGATCAAATGCCATGATTGGGAAGGGAACAGGATTTTTCATGATGACGATGCTAAAGGAGAATGTTTTCGTCATTATAAGAATGCAGAAGAATCATTTCTTGATCATACGGACTTTTTGATGACACGCAGCCGTTATGCTTTTCTCTTTGAATACCAGCATACGGATTATAAAAACTGGGCGAAAGGCTTACGTAAAGCAGGGTATGCAACAGATCCGAAATACCCTCAATTATTAATTGACCTGATAGAGCGGTATGACTTACATCAATATGATACCGGGGCTTCCGTTTCAAAGAAAAGTATAAAAAAGACACAAAAAGGGAGTAATACATCTACTGTCCAAAAAACTCCCAAAGAAGCAAAATCAATTGATAATTTTTCCGTAAGTGTCGAACGGTATCAGGTAAAGGAAAATAACGGGACAAACTTTGTTGTTGCCAAAAATGGAGATACCTACGCTTCTTTAACAAAAGAAATGGATATGATGCCGTGGCAGTTACCCAAATACAACGAAACACACGCTTCAACCCCTTTATCTGAAGGACAGGTGATATATCTTCAGCCTAAACGCCGGAAAGCGGAACGGGGTATGGATGTACATGTGTTACAGGATGGTGAAACCATGTATGATGTTTCCCAGAAATATGGTATCAGGCTAAAACGGCTTTATATCCTGAACCGTATGGAAGAAGGAACGGAACCTCCGGCCGGCACCCAATTAAATTTACGTAAGAAAAAGAAAAATCATTAA